A region of Flavobacterium album DNA encodes the following proteins:
- a CDS encoding helix-turn-helix domain-containing protein — MNISYREIQPSPELQSYVDCYWMQTFTETAGELSPIQRCLPFGTVELIAHLDDNRCEVLFDGIWHKLPQVFLAGLYRDTVLWRSPGDSRKFGIRLKPEALYSLFKMPASALYNDYTSIDNIGLRQAVSFTDTLIGLATPDQIVARVEAYLKEQLLKNQRESNYFIEAANLMRKAKGGISVEEVSSRLAVSPRQLQRVFRDQVGTSPKTFGRIIRFSNAFKEMQNLEEAGGWAGLSYLLGYSDQAHFIREFKEFSGVIPNLMLHDEGMVFRKTGIAI; from the coding sequence ATGAATATTTCCTATCGCGAAATACAGCCGTCACCCGAATTGCAGTCCTATGTGGATTGCTACTGGATGCAAACCTTTACCGAAACGGCAGGAGAGCTGTCGCCCATACAGCGCTGCCTTCCTTTCGGCACCGTAGAGCTTATAGCCCATCTGGATGATAACCGTTGCGAGGTGCTTTTTGACGGTATCTGGCACAAACTGCCACAAGTGTTCCTGGCAGGCCTGTACCGCGACACGGTATTGTGGCGCTCGCCGGGCGACAGCAGGAAATTCGGCATACGCCTGAAGCCCGAAGCGCTATACTCGCTTTTTAAAATGCCTGCATCCGCGTTGTATAATGACTATACTTCTATAGACAATATCGGTTTGCGCCAGGCAGTATCCTTTACCGACACCCTCATAGGGCTCGCAACCCCTGACCAGATCGTCGCAAGGGTAGAGGCCTACCTTAAGGAGCAGCTGCTGAAAAACCAACGGGAAAGCAATTATTTTATAGAGGCGGCCAACCTGATGCGCAAGGCAAAAGGCGGCATCAGCGTGGAAGAAGTGAGCAGCAGGCTTGCAGTCAGCCCGAGGCAGCTGCAGCGCGTGTTCAGGGACCAGGTGGGTACAAGCCCGAAAACATTTGGCCGCATCATCCGCTTCAGCAATGCCTTTAAGGAAATGCAAAACCTGGAAGAAGCCGGCGGCTGGGCAGGGTTATCCTATCTCTTGGGCTACTCGGACCAGGCGCATTTCATCAGGGAATTCAAGGAATTCTCCGGCGTCATCCCCAACCTGATGCTGCACGACGAAGGCATGGTTTTCCGCAAAACGGGAATTGCAATTTAA
- a CDS encoding hemerythrin domain-containing protein, translated as MNSYQRYNVFNNIHKGLRGMLFHLQITIQQTDFTHPEAGAVIAEMEKALRYFDEHADHEDRFILANIAALEPSIVQELENDHVIDHNLSEALRGSITQWKNAVTDNEKEMAGKQLFFAMNEFIAFNLYHMNKEENQLLLLLWKHFTDEEIHSMEQQIIAAIDPEVLMAESRWMMRSLSVPEISGWLEGIRMGAPEAVYQMYLGMAREELSAERMAQVEEKFALNY; from the coding sequence ATGAACAGTTACCAACGCTACAATGTATTCAACAACATCCACAAGGGATTAAGGGGAATGTTGTTCCACCTGCAGATAACCATACAACAAACCGATTTTACCCATCCTGAAGCCGGGGCAGTTATTGCGGAGATGGAAAAGGCATTGCGGTATTTCGATGAGCATGCCGACCATGAAGACCGTTTTATCCTGGCGAATATTGCCGCACTGGAACCCTCCATTGTACAGGAGCTGGAAAACGACCATGTTATCGACCACAATCTTAGCGAAGCCCTTCGTGGGAGTATTACACAATGGAAAAATGCGGTTACAGATAATGAAAAAGAAATGGCGGGGAAACAGCTATTTTTCGCCATGAATGAATTTATTGCCTTCAACCTCTACCACATGAACAAAGAGGAGAACCAGTTGCTGTTGCTGCTTTGGAAACACTTTACCGATGAAGAAATACACAGCATGGAGCAGCAGATAATCGCCGCGATAGATCCGGAAGTGCTTATGGCCGAAAGCCGCTGGATGATGCGTAGCCTGAGCGTACCCGAAATATCGGGTTGGCTGGAAGGCATCCGCATGGGTGCGCCGGAAGCGGTGTACCAAATGTACCTAGGGATGGCAAGGGAAGAGCTATCGGCCGAACGTATGGCGCAGGTTGAAGAAAAATTCGCGTTAAATTATTAG
- a CDS encoding T9SS type A sorting domain-containing protein, translated as MKFITPLVSAVFAFVLLPVTASAQSANGFENQKGFEVSQQSGVLSKLSKWQKQLPKPKIINDPQKRMLSQLGVRPATNMATLDTEYEFYGGLAAKGNSVPLASITDAAGNTYITGGSGSEDYAGGNYFTIKVSPTGTILWEAREESPQYAVETGMKLLLDNDGNLITTGIHWNGNDMDIKTIKYNPSTGAKLWTGIYNGPGEGVDIPAAIVNDSNGNIFVTGMSYSGTSIDYITVKYNADGSEAWNVRDSGPGEGSWNEATAIALDGNGNVVVAGYSPNAEGWLNYHTVKYSPAGAEVWAQDYNYESTDPDNIADVTNSVPWAITTDANGNVYVTGVFDTFLGRFGTIKYNAAGVQQWVETYKSDTQKTQAFAIAVHDNTLYVAGTHNGGFAENGNTFVSYGLDGTQNWIRETTDLIDAGNTQLLFDGDDIVVAAKGMTPGAEEWQQDVAARAKKYSPDGTLLGEAAFVIVTTDGTASMGDMAGAGLDADGNVYFAVNSYYSAQGAVIETVKSGFAATAPATDWNTVYTNLGNPSATMLYSFPDNHNGTISTGQFYVFADNMLITNYFLVKHNADGTIAWQKVFNADNGNAANGIIGRADADGNLFVCLLPDFDQTALTIKKFSPAGDQLWETEVELTNAAVFVMEAGQDGSLYLGGTAFENEAAEHASFVAMKLNASGAPQWTTYTGTGNESDNIYLVNAGKVSQGGELILTGHSGSGDFMAQEVNATVVKFNADGSAGWVAEVPYDGSNSSGSNLLIDSGGDVYLNGYDENSDTFYTNIIVAKVDADGNVLWSHEYDEADRNERSYTVKQFSDGAIAVVGYSIDPLAGDIHNVLLKYDADGNQLWEFSSEDMRYYNDFHIDGSDNCFIMDQEIIDPFPHKIYQAPFPIATLITVDAEGNGDEQFFVGPEYAEFYGENLIPHPDNRLLLGGSAGNQAFYEGLYFFETEHDGSLGVDGHEIVKDGNSLGQNYPNPIAGVTQIPLYLMNGGKASIKLYNNQGRLVKEIANDTFAPGKNTIEFDGSGLSEGIYYYQITAGKFKQARKMVVGRK; from the coding sequence ATGAAATTTATTACCCCACTGGTTTCGGCTGTTTTCGCTTTTGTACTGCTGCCCGTAACGGCGAGTGCACAAAGCGCAAACGGATTTGAGAACCAAAAAGGCTTTGAGGTGTCGCAGCAAAGCGGTGTGCTCTCAAAGCTGTCGAAATGGCAAAAGCAACTGCCCAAACCTAAAATAATAAACGACCCGCAGAAAAGGATGCTGTCGCAGCTGGGTGTGCGCCCCGCTACCAATATGGCAACACTGGATACGGAATACGAATTTTACGGTGGGCTGGCAGCCAAAGGCAACAGCGTACCCTTAGCCTCGATAACCGATGCGGCAGGCAATACTTATATTACTGGCGGAAGCGGAAGCGAAGACTATGCGGGCGGCAATTATTTTACAATAAAAGTAAGCCCTACAGGAACCATACTTTGGGAAGCCCGGGAAGAATCGCCGCAATATGCCGTGGAAACCGGGATGAAATTGTTGCTTGATAACGATGGGAATCTTATCACTACAGGCATTCACTGGAACGGTAATGATATGGACATTAAGACCATTAAATACAACCCTTCCACAGGTGCAAAATTGTGGACCGGCATTTACAACGGTCCCGGCGAAGGTGTCGATATCCCTGCGGCAATAGTTAATGATTCCAACGGGAATATCTTTGTTACCGGCATGAGCTATTCAGGGACTTCGATAGATTATATTACGGTGAAATACAATGCTGACGGCTCTGAAGCGTGGAATGTTCGCGATAGCGGCCCCGGCGAAGGCAGCTGGAACGAGGCGACCGCCATTGCGCTCGACGGAAACGGCAATGTAGTAGTGGCAGGCTACAGCCCCAATGCGGAAGGCTGGCTGAACTACCACACCGTTAAATACAGCCCGGCAGGCGCCGAAGTATGGGCACAGGATTATAATTATGAAAGCACCGACCCTGATAATATTGCCGATGTTACTAACTCGGTACCGTGGGCAATTACTACAGATGCCAACGGGAATGTATATGTAACTGGTGTGTTCGATACCTTCCTCGGGCGTTTCGGTACTATAAAATACAACGCGGCAGGTGTGCAGCAATGGGTTGAAACCTATAAAAGCGACACCCAAAAAACACAGGCTTTTGCGATAGCGGTGCACGACAACACGCTGTATGTTGCAGGAACGCACAATGGCGGGTTTGCCGAAAATGGCAATACATTCGTGTCTTACGGACTTGACGGTACCCAAAACTGGATCCGGGAAACTACCGACCTGATAGATGCCGGCAATACCCAACTGCTGTTTGATGGTGATGATATTGTGGTTGCCGCCAAGGGCATGACACCCGGTGCGGAAGAATGGCAGCAGGATGTTGCCGCAAGGGCTAAGAAATATTCGCCGGATGGCACGTTGCTGGGTGAGGCAGCGTTCGTAATCGTAACAACGGATGGTACTGCAAGCATGGGCGATATGGCCGGTGCAGGCCTGGATGCCGATGGCAATGTGTACTTTGCTGTCAACTCCTACTACAGCGCGCAGGGTGCGGTGATAGAAACGGTAAAGTCGGGTTTTGCAGCTACCGCGCCGGCAACCGACTGGAATACGGTTTACACCAATTTGGGCAACCCGAGCGCTACCATGCTGTATTCGTTTCCGGATAACCACAACGGAACGATATCTACCGGGCAATTTTATGTTTTTGCCGATAACATGCTTATTACCAATTACTTTTTGGTAAAGCACAATGCCGATGGGACAATTGCCTGGCAGAAAGTATTTAATGCAGATAATGGCAATGCCGCCAATGGCATCATAGGCCGTGCGGATGCCGATGGCAACCTGTTCGTTTGCCTGCTGCCGGATTTTGACCAGACGGCGCTTACTATCAAGAAATTCTCACCGGCAGGCGACCAGCTTTGGGAAACCGAGGTAGAGCTTACCAACGCAGCAGTATTTGTGATGGAAGCCGGGCAGGACGGCTCGCTTTACCTGGGCGGTACGGCTTTTGAAAATGAAGCGGCAGAACACGCGTCGTTCGTAGCCATGAAACTGAACGCATCGGGTGCGCCGCAATGGACAACCTATACCGGCACAGGGAATGAAAGCGACAATATCTACCTGGTAAATGCAGGGAAAGTGAGCCAGGGTGGCGAGCTTATCCTTACCGGCCACTCCGGCTCAGGCGATTTTATGGCGCAGGAAGTGAATGCTACCGTGGTAAAATTCAACGCCGATGGCAGTGCCGGATGGGTTGCCGAAGTGCCTTATGACGGTTCTAACTCTTCGGGTTCTAACCTGCTTATCGATAGCGGTGGTGACGTATACTTAAACGGGTATGATGAAAACAGTGATACGTTCTATACCAATATAATAGTTGCCAAAGTGGATGCCGATGGTAACGTGCTGTGGAGTCACGAATATGATGAAGCCGACAGGAATGAGCGTTCCTATACGGTTAAGCAATTTTCTGACGGTGCGATTGCGGTTGTCGGCTATAGCATTGATCCCCTTGCCGGTGACATCCACAATGTATTGCTGAAATATGATGCCGATGGCAACCAGCTGTGGGAGTTTTCGTCGGAGGACATGCGTTATTATAATGACTTCCATATTGACGGCTCAGACAATTGCTTTATCATGGACCAGGAGATCATTGACCCGTTCCCGCATAAGATATACCAGGCCCCCTTCCCTATCGCAACGCTTATTACGGTAGATGCTGAAGGTAATGGCGACGAGCAGTTCTTCGTAGGGCCTGAATATGCCGAGTTCTATGGTGAAAACCTTATACCGCATCCTGACAACAGGCTGCTGTTGGGCGGAAGCGCAGGCAACCAGGCATTTTATGAAGGGCTTTACTTTTTTGAGACCGAACATGACGGATCACTTGGAGTGGACGGCCATGAAATTGTAAAAGACGGTAATTCATTGGGCCAGAACTACCCCAACCCGATTGCGGGCGTTACCCAGATCCCGCTTTACCTGATGAATGGCGGAAAGGCCAGTATAAAGCTATACAACAACCAGGGCAGGCTTGTAAAAGAAATTGCCAACGACACTTTTGCCCCCGGCAAAAACACAATAGAATTTGACGGTTCAGGATTATCCGAAGGTATTTATTACTATCAGATCACGGCAGGCAAATTTAAGCAGGCACGGAAGATGGTGGTGGGAAGGAAGTAG
- a CDS encoding FMN-dependent NADH-azoreductase, protein MKNILHVISSPSGENSVSIKLGNAIVEKLISEYPGSSVTEINVAKDPFPHLEENLIRVTRSAPGPVDDEGLKRSNNAVQQVKEADIIVIGVPLFNFGIPSTLKSWLDNVVRPGVAFTYSEKGVQGLITGKQVYLAVASGGIYSEGPLKEYDFAAPYLEKVFNFIGVTDITTVRAEGVNMPNLKDIALQKAIDSIAV, encoded by the coding sequence ATGAAAAATATATTGCATGTAATATCAAGCCCGAGCGGTGAGAATTCAGTAAGCATAAAGTTGGGAAATGCTATTGTGGAAAAGCTTATATCCGAATATCCAGGCAGTTCCGTTACCGAAATCAATGTAGCAAAAGACCCGTTCCCTCACCTTGAGGAAAACCTTATAAGGGTAACACGCTCGGCTCCCGGGCCTGTGGATGATGAAGGACTGAAACGTTCCAACAATGCAGTGCAACAGGTAAAAGAAGCCGATATCATAGTAATTGGTGTGCCGCTGTTCAATTTCGGTATTCCTTCGACCCTGAAAAGCTGGCTGGACAATGTAGTGCGCCCGGGCGTTGCCTTTACCTATAGCGAAAAAGGCGTGCAGGGGCTCATCACCGGCAAACAGGTGTATCTTGCGGTGGCATCGGGCGGCATTTATTCCGAAGGCCCACTGAAGGAGTACGACTTTGCCGCACCTTATCTTGAGAAAGTATTCAACTTTATCGGCGTGACAGATATTACAACCGTACGCGCAGAGGGCGTTAACATGCCCAACCTTAAAGATATCGCGCTCCAAAAAGCGATTGACAGCATCGCGGTATAA
- a CDS encoding winged helix-turn-helix transcriptional regulator, with amino-acid sequence METHLEPEPLTTAQCQSRLTAVGDALYVIGGKWKLRIIIALKEGHSRFNELQRVIHGISAKVLSQELKDLEINGFVERRVHADIPVVVEYLPTPYTASLKNVLEALSEWGMQHREKLREEAK; translated from the coding sequence ATGGAAACACATCTTGAACCGGAACCGCTCACCACGGCACAATGCCAAAGCCGCCTAACTGCTGTAGGCGATGCCTTATATGTTATCGGGGGTAAATGGAAATTGCGCATCATCATCGCGCTGAAAGAAGGGCACAGCCGCTTTAACGAACTACAGCGCGTTATCCACGGGATATCGGCCAAGGTGCTTTCGCAGGAACTAAAAGACCTGGAGATCAATGGCTTTGTGGAACGCAGGGTGCATGCGGATATTCCCGTTGTTGTAGAATACCTGCCTACGCCTTATACTGCTTCACTAAAAAATGTACTCGAAGCGCTTAGCGAATGGGGAATGCAGCACAGGGAGAAACTGCGGGAGGAGGCGAAGTGA
- a CDS encoding nuclear transport factor 2 family protein has product MKKIYLLLFLSITSSASYFAMKNDTFDPAKETKAINTFLNDWHAAAAKGDYNGYFGKIAEDGRYIGTDATENWDKKAFAAFSKPYFDRGKAWDFKSVERHIYFSKDGKTAWFDELLDTWMKACRGSGVLEKEGKEWKIKHYVLSMTVPNDATNDVIPLKGKYEDALLEKMRKEPKP; this is encoded by the coding sequence ATGAAAAAGATATACTTACTGTTATTCCTATCAATAACCAGTTCGGCAAGCTACTTCGCCATGAAAAACGATACATTCGACCCTGCAAAAGAAACCAAAGCCATCAACACCTTCCTCAACGACTGGCATGCCGCCGCCGCAAAAGGCGACTACAATGGCTATTTCGGGAAAATTGCCGAAGATGGCCGCTACATCGGAACTGATGCCACCGAAAACTGGGATAAAAAAGCATTTGCCGCTTTCTCAAAGCCGTATTTCGACCGCGGCAAAGCATGGGACTTCAAATCTGTGGAGCGCCACATCTACTTTAGCAAAGACGGTAAGACCGCGTGGTTCGACGAACTACTCGACACCTGGATGAAAGCCTGCCGTGGTTCGGGCGTACTTGAAAAGGAAGGAAAAGAATGGAAAATAAAACACTACGTCCTCTCGATGACCGTCCCCAATGATGCCACCAATGACGTTATTCCCCTCAAAGGCAAATACGAAGATGCTTTATTAGAAAAGATGCGCAAAGAGCCGAAACCGTAA
- a CDS encoding ammonium transporter produces the protein MEKKLEKRWIAAFIITTAIAITGLFWDHAEMTEPDSRFNSTDAIVPADVAWLLTASCLVLLMTPGLSFFYGGMVGKKNVISTMLKSFICLGVISLLWVAVGFSLSFGDPIGITINGTHYGLIGSPSDFAFFDYVDEHPHTKMATTIPFILFALFQMKFAIITPAIITGALAERIRFISFLLFICLFSICIYAPLCHMVWHPNGLLGSYFGVKDFAGGTVVHMSAGFAAIAGVLVLGKRKNLEYIPTNIPFVLLGTGMLWFGWFGFNAGSALAANHTAAMAFATTTIASASSMLTWAFFDRINGRRVSALGCCIGAVVGLVAITPAAGYVSVPKSIFFGFAAAIVSNLMVNWKSLKKIDDTLDVFACHGVGGIMGMILTAIFAEGENASLLHGGWNVFGHHMMALVLVAVFSFFGAMLLYKVTNFFIPLRVSEEAEEQGLDLSQHNEMIG, from the coding sequence ATGGAAAAGAAGTTAGAAAAAAGATGGATAGCCGCCTTTATTATTACTACTGCAATTGCAATTACCGGTTTGTTCTGGGATCATGCTGAAATGACGGAACCCGATTCACGATTCAATTCCACTGATGCTATTGTCCCCGCCGATGTTGCCTGGCTGCTCACGGCCTCTTGCCTCGTTTTGCTCATGACACCGGGGCTGTCGTTCTTCTATGGGGGCATGGTAGGCAAAAAGAACGTCATTTCCACCATGCTTAAAAGCTTCATCTGCCTTGGCGTGATCAGCCTGCTATGGGTGGCGGTGGGTTTCAGCCTTTCCTTTGGCGACCCTATAGGCATTACTATTAACGGTACGCACTACGGTCTCATAGGCTCCCCATCGGATTTCGCCTTCTTCGACTATGTCGATGAGCATCCGCACACCAAGATGGCCACTACCATACCGTTCATACTTTTTGCCCTTTTCCAGATGAAGTTTGCCATCATCACCCCCGCTATCATCACGGGCGCACTGGCTGAGCGCATACGGTTTATCTCCTTTTTACTATTCATCTGCCTGTTCTCGATATGCATCTATGCACCGCTTTGCCATATGGTATGGCATCCCAACGGACTCCTCGGCAGCTATTTCGGCGTGAAAGATTTCGCCGGTGGAACGGTAGTGCACATGAGCGCAGGGTTTGCCGCGATAGCTGGCGTACTCGTGTTGGGTAAACGCAAAAACCTCGAATACATCCCTACCAATATACCGTTTGTCCTATTAGGCACAGGGATGCTTTGGTTCGGGTGGTTTGGGTTCAATGCAGGATCGGCGCTCGCAGCCAACCATACTGCTGCAATGGCTTTTGCCACCACTACAATTGCTTCGGCGTCGTCCATGCTTACCTGGGCATTTTTCGACAGGATCAACGGGCGTAGGGTGTCGGCATTAGGTTGCTGCATCGGTGCGGTGGTTGGACTTGTGGCTATAACGCCAGCTGCGGGTTACGTATCGGTGCCTAAAAGTATTTTCTTCGGGTTTGCTGCCGCTATAGTATCTAACCTCATGGTCAACTGGAAGTCCCTGAAAAAGATAGACGATACCCTCGATGTTTTTGCTTGCCACGGCGTAGGCGGCATCATGGGAATGATACTCACCGCGATATTTGCCGAAGGCGAGAATGCCAGTCTCCTTCACGGCGGGTGGAATGTTTTCGGGCACCACATGATGGCGTTGGTACTGGTTGCGGTATTCTCCTTCTTCGGGGCGATGTTGCTGTACAAGGTCACCAACTTTTTCATCCCACTCCGCGTTTCCGAAGAAGCCGAAGAGCAGGGGCTTGACCTCTCGCAGCATAATGAAATGATTGGGTAG
- a CDS encoding helix-turn-helix domain-containing protein yields the protein MGIKQKFGLKIKELRKLRGLSQEKLANLAEIDRTYLPTIEKGERNVSIEVVEKLANALEVKIKDLFDE from the coding sequence ATGGGCATTAAACAAAAGTTCGGACTAAAAATAAAAGAACTACGAAAACTTAGAGGGCTTTCACAGGAAAAGCTCGCCAATCTTGCAGAGATTGACAGAACCTATTTACCAACAATAGAAAAGGGCGAGCGCAATGTTTCTATTGAAGTCGTAGAAAAATTGGCAAATGCATTGGAAGTAAAAATTAAAGACTTATTTGATGAATAG
- a CDS encoding DUF2075 domain-containing protein: MNRAYYSSSISNFITEDIDSIYGKITGQYDLNNLVKQQSNAWKNQISILKNQLKGFAGKIYFEFTIPRMGKRVDNIIIIDNCIFIVEFKIGSTTYDNHAKEQTFNYALDMNNFHEGSHNKIIIPILVADLALATNNNYILSIDNLYETIYANGNSLQLLIKESLDQFKTVEKIDVEYWENSIYKPTPTIIEAATALYKNHNVEEISRSDAGAENLSVTSKCISEIIDYSKVNNKKSICFVTGVPGAGKTLAGLNIANLRSNYKEEEHAVFLSGNGPLVDVLREALCRDKVSTAKENNLTITKYAASSEVKSFIQNIHHFRDASIRDNKAPIEKVTIFDEAQRAWTKEQASSFMKRNKGISDFDKSEPEFLIEVMDRHQDWCTIVCLIGGGQEINTGEAGLEEWIMPFGNGYEGWQIYYSSKIVDDSNYIKNKNALTTLKDRKATAKEELHLSVSLRSFRSAQLSNFVQEIINNNAREAKNIYNNFIQKNYPIRITRDLETAKQWLKDNAKGSERTGIVASSGGIRLRPFGINVKAKIDAPIWFLNDKHDIRSSFFLEEVATEFDIQGLELDWTCVAWDGDLFYDSNQWNYRKFKGTKWQNIADPNIVNYLINSYRVLLTRARQGMIIYIPFGNHEDITRPPQIYDGTFTFFKSLGIKEI; this comes from the coding sequence ATGAATAGGGCTTACTACTCTTCTTCCATTTCAAATTTTATAACGGAGGATATTGACAGTATTTATGGCAAGATCACAGGACAATATGATTTGAACAATTTAGTCAAACAGCAGTCAAATGCTTGGAAAAATCAAATTTCCATTCTGAAAAATCAACTTAAAGGCTTTGCTGGGAAAATTTATTTTGAGTTTACCATCCCGAGAATGGGTAAACGTGTTGACAATATTATCATTATTGATAATTGTATTTTCATCGTAGAATTTAAAATCGGTTCGACAACATATGATAATCATGCAAAAGAGCAGACTTTTAATTATGCCCTGGATATGAATAATTTTCATGAAGGGAGTCATAATAAAATTATTATACCGATTTTAGTAGCTGATCTCGCATTAGCAACAAATAATAACTATATCCTGAGCATTGATAATTTGTATGAAACAATTTATGCAAATGGAAATTCGCTTCAACTATTAATCAAAGAAAGTTTAGATCAGTTTAAAACTGTAGAAAAAATCGATGTTGAGTATTGGGAGAATTCTATTTATAAACCAACCCCAACAATTATCGAAGCAGCAACAGCATTGTATAAAAACCATAATGTTGAAGAAATTTCAAGAAGTGATGCAGGTGCTGAAAACTTATCAGTAACCTCTAAATGCATTTCTGAAATTATTGATTATTCGAAAGTAAACAATAAAAAATCCATCTGTTTTGTAACAGGTGTTCCTGGAGCAGGCAAAACTTTAGCAGGGCTAAATATTGCAAACTTACGCTCCAATTATAAAGAAGAAGAACATGCGGTATTTCTGTCCGGAAACGGCCCTTTGGTTGATGTTTTACGTGAAGCTTTGTGCAGAGATAAGGTAAGCACTGCTAAAGAAAACAATCTCACGATAACAAAATATGCTGCTTCTTCAGAAGTAAAGTCTTTCATCCAAAATATTCACCATTTCAGAGATGCATCCATTAGAGACAACAAAGCTCCTATAGAGAAAGTCACAATTTTTGATGAGGCACAAAGGGCATGGACAAAAGAACAAGCTTCGAGTTTCATGAAAAGAAATAAAGGAATTTCTGATTTCGATAAGTCAGAACCTGAATTTCTTATCGAAGTCATGGACCGACATCAAGACTGGTGCACAATTGTTTGTCTTATTGGTGGTGGACAGGAAATTAATACTGGCGAGGCAGGATTAGAAGAATGGATAATGCCGTTTGGTAATGGATATGAGGGTTGGCAGATTTATTATTCTTCTAAAATAGTTGATGATTCAAATTACATAAAAAATAAAAATGCTTTAACAACACTAAAAGATAGAAAAGCAACCGCGAAAGAAGAATTGCATCTGTCGGTTTCTTTGAGATCATTTCGAAGTGCGCAACTATCAAATTTTGTACAGGAAATTATCAATAATAATGCTCGAGAAGCCAAAAACATTTATAATAATTTCATTCAAAAAAATTATCCTATCCGAATCACTCGTGATTTAGAGACTGCCAAACAATGGCTTAAAGATAATGCTAAAGGTTCCGAAAGAACGGGTATTGTAGCTTCTTCAGGAGGAATTCGCTTAAGACCATTTGGAATAAATGTGAAGGCAAAAATAGACGCACCTATTTGGTTTCTTAATGACAAACATGATATTCGTTCCTCTTTTTTCCTTGAAGAAGTAGCAACCGAATTTGACATCCAAGGTTTAGAATTAGACTGGACTTGTGTCGCTTGGGACGGTGATTTGTTTTATGACAGTAACCAATGGAACTACAGAAAGTTTAAAGGAACAAAATGGCAAAACATTGCAGATCCAAACATTGTTAATTATTTAATCAATTCTTATCGTGTTTTACTTACCAGAGCACGGCAAGGAATGATAATTTATATTCCTTTTGGAAACCATGAAGACATAACCCGTCCTCCTCAAATCTACGACGGGACTTTTACTTTCTTTAAAAGTTTAGGAATCAAAGAAATTTAG
- a CDS encoding succinate dehydrogenase cytochrome b subunit, which translates to MAKSAFLKSSIAKKYWMALTGLFLCLFLVGHLLGNLQLIFSDALHFNQYALFMTTNPAVKVLSYLTYASIIFHAIDGIVLTVQNQKARPVKYVMNRPGKNTIWASRNMAVLGTVILVFIVSHMVTFWAVMHFDEKMPLQTIMINSNGPGLPPQEFYLTTDGGYLPKAQVDQGLIKIEHRTEFHDAGAKVKLKEGYKDLHKITVDFFKQPKYGLIYTILYVLSMVVLGFHLYHGFGSAFQSMGANNPKYNGLIRNFGYAFAIIVPLLFAIIPLYIYFLLK; encoded by the coding sequence ATGGCAAAATCTGCATTTTTGAAGTCATCCATCGCCAAGAAATACTGGATGGCTTTAACAGGTTTATTTCTCTGCCTGTTCCTTGTCGGGCACTTGCTGGGTAACCTCCAGCTGATATTTTCAGACGCACTGCATTTCAACCAGTACGCATTGTTCATGACCACCAACCCTGCCGTTAAGGTGCTTTCGTACCTTACCTACGCCTCGATCATCTTCCACGCGATTGACGGGATCGTGCTTACGGTTCAAAACCAAAAGGCCAGGCCGGTGAAGTATGTGATGAACAGGCCCGGAAAAAACACCATTTGGGCTTCGCGCAACATGGCAGTTTTAGGGACGGTTATACTTGTTTTCATCGTTTCGCACATGGTTACTTTCTGGGCTGTAATGCATTTTGACGAAAAGATGCCGCTGCAAACCATAATGATAAATTCCAACGGCCCGGGGTTGCCGCCTCAGGAATTCTACCTTACCACAGATGGAGGGTACCTTCCGAAAGCACAGGTAGACCAGGGACTTATCAAGATAGAGCACCGCACGGAGTTTCATGATGCCGGCGCTAAAGTAAAGCTGAAAGAAGGTTACAAAGACCTTCATAAAATCACTGTCGACTTCTTTAAGCAGCCAAAATACGGCCTTATCTACACGATACTTTATGTACTGTCTATGGTAGTGCTTGGGTTCCACCTGTACCACGGCTTTGGCAGCGCCTTCCAGTCGATGGGCGCTAACAATCCGAAATACAACGGGCTTATCAGGAACTTTGGCTATGCATTCGCGATCATCGTG